Proteins encoded within one genomic window of Neoarius graeffei isolate fNeoGra1 chromosome 18, fNeoGra1.pri, whole genome shotgun sequence:
- the LOC132865819 gene encoding GTPase IMAP family member 8-like — protein MALHPSECKILRIMLLSLSGVGKSATAKAILGTETFKETETIQCEIQNGRVEGRNISVIDTPGINNTSLTPEQWRTELKKGLLLSSPGPHVFLLVTKVGKFSEEERNAVKWVVEDFGEEALKFTMILFIGREEMTQRQLVKSSEDIRTKDLISCFQGGYCVINSKREVNQAQISKLLEEIEAIVQQNGGQVYTQEMYEAVDRMRTKDKTQKKEEMGKGHEKNWTLLASPLSPLELLLISLYMRIVTIKAFYSILFYSILFYSILKCGNVIPPKKQEESVKSLSEKKGEMAAKFVKENFKIQEETWKERERKKWEEERGATGGVKPQKKKEESVKSLPEKKGEMAAKFVKENFRIQEETRKERERKKWEEERGATGGVQPDPVCDVRIVLLGGVGAGKSSSGNTILGREAFGKDIIKDKTMGKRQDGMVGNKSITVIDTKGYAKDDSQYYFSEYCDELEQCLSLCRPGPHVFVLVVPSPNNFSFPVHLLYERFGPEVLKRTLVLITHGDSWGRDHKAVLNNSSVLQQLIQHCGEDYHIFNNQEKEDQTQVKELLQKIEILIRKNGQGYCTTEMYQRKGQEPGSCSLI, from the exons ATGGCTTTACACCCTTCAG AGTGTAAGATTCTCAGGATTATGCTTCTTAGTCTCAGTGGTGTTGGAAAAAGTGCAACAGCCAAAGCAATATTAGGAACAGAAACTTTCAAAGAAACTGAAACTATACAGTGTGAGATACAGAATGGGAGAGTAGAGGGAAGAAACATCTCAGTGATTGACACGCCAGGAATCAACAACACTTCACTCACTCCAGAACAGTGGAGGACTGAACTAaagaagggtttgttgctttcctCTCCTGGCCCTCATGTGTTCCTGCTGGTGACCAAAGTGGGGAAATTCTCAGAAGAAGAGAGAAATGCTGTGAAGTGGGTTGTGGAGGACTTTGGAGAAGAAGCTCTGAAGTTCACCATGATACTGTTCATAGGAAGAGAAGAAATGACACAGAGACAGTTGGTGAAATCTTCTGAGGATATCAGGACAAAGGATTTGATCAGCTGCTTTCAAGGTGGATACTGTGTGATAAACAGTAAGAGAGAAGTTAATCAGGCTCAGATCAGTAAACTGCTGGAGGAGATTGAGGCCATAGTACAACAAAATGGAGGTCAGGTCTACACGCAAGAGATGTACGAAGCAGTTGATAGAATGAGAACaaaagacaagacacagaagaaaGAGGAAATGGGAAAGGGACATGAGA aaaactggacactcttggCTTCTCCCCTCTCAcct ttggagttgcttttaatctcattgtacatgcgtatagtgacaataaaggcattctattctattctattctattctattctattctattctattctaaaatgcggAAATGTGATACCGCCAAAGAAACAGGAAGAGTCAGTGAAGTCACTTTCTGAGAagaagggagagatggcagcaaaGTTTGTGAAAGAAAATTTCAAGATCCAGGAGGAGACATGGAAAGAAAGGGAAAGGAAGAAATGGGAAGAGGAGAGAGGAGCTACAGGGGGTGTAAAACCTCAGAAGAAAAAGGAAGAGTCAGTGAAGTCACTTCCTGAGAagaagggagagatggcagccaAGTTTGTGAAAGAAAATTTCAGGATTCAGGAGGAGACACGGAAAGAAAGGGAAAGGAAGAAATGGGAAGAGGAGAGAGGAGCTACAGGGGGTGTACAACCTGATCCAG TGTGTGATGTGAGGATTGTGCTCCTGGGAGGTGTTGGAGCAGGAAAAAGCTCATCAGGAAACACAATCCTGGGCAGGGAGGCATTCGGGAAGGACATCATCAAAGATAAGACAATGGGCAAGAGACAGGATGGAATGGTGGGAAATAAATCTATCACTGTGATTGACACTAAAGGTTATGCTAAAGACGACTCTCAGTACTACTTTTCAGAGTACTGTGATGAGTTGGAGCAATGTCTTTCCTTGTGTAGACCCGGCCCTCATGTGTTTGTGCTGGTTGTACCTTCCCCTAATAACTTCTCCTTCCCTGTTCATTTACTATATGAAAGATTTGGCCCAGAAGTTTTGAAACGCACTTTAGTTCTCATCACTCATGGAGACTCTTGGGGAAGAGACCACAAGGCAGTCTTAAATAACAGTTCAGTGCTTCAGCAGCTCATCCAGCATTGTGGAGAAGATTATCACATTTTCAACAACCAGGAGAAAGAAGACCAAACTCAGGTCAAAGAATTGCTGCAGAAGATCGAGATCTTGATTAGGAAGAACGGACAGGGGTACTGTACCACCGAGATGTACCAGAGAAAAGGGCAGGAGCCAGGAAGTTGTTCcctaatctga